Proteins encoded together in one Shewanella acanthi window:
- a CDS encoding DUF2798 domain-containing protein: MSDPNSQPNTSARTIFGTAKLPAKYANIVMPFFLSILMSCIVSGISTLNGVGTSPQFIDLWLTAWFISWIVAFPTLLFVLPLVRKLTAAFVELPK; this comes from the coding sequence ATGTCTGATCCAAATTCACAGCCAAACACCTCCGCACGCACGATTTTCGGCACAGCTAAATTGCCAGCCAAGTATGCCAATATTGTTATGCCATTTTTTCTTTCCATTTTGATGAGTTGTATTGTGTCGGGGATCAGTACGTTAAATGGCGTAGGCACTAGCCCTCAGTTTATTGACCTTTGGTTAACTGCTTGGTTTATTTCATGGATAGTCGCATTCCCAACGCTGTTATTCGTGCTGCCTTTAGTGCGTAAACTCACCGCGGCCTTTGTTGAATTACCCAAATAA
- a CDS encoding septation protein A, with product MKQLLDFLPLIIFFAVYKFFDIYIASGALIAATALQLIVTYALYKKLEKMHIITFAMVTVFGTLTLVFHDDAFIKWKVTIIYALFAIALGVSQLLNKSILKSMLGKELRVADNIWARVTWYWVSFFVVCALVNIYVAFSLPLETWVNFKVFGLTAITLINTVLTVFYLFKHLPEDQRKELK from the coding sequence ATGAAACAACTGCTTGATTTTCTGCCCCTGATCATCTTTTTTGCCGTCTATAAATTCTTCGATATTTATATCGCCAGTGGCGCACTCATCGCGGCCACAGCACTGCAATTGATCGTGACCTATGCCCTCTATAAAAAATTAGAGAAGATGCACATCATCACCTTCGCTATGGTCACCGTATTTGGCACTCTGACCTTGGTCTTCCACGACGATGCCTTTATCAAATGGAAGGTCACCATTATTTATGCGCTATTCGCTATCGCGCTCGGTGTAAGCCAACTGCTAAATAAATCAATATTAAAATCTATGTTAGGCAAAGAGTTACGTGTTGCCGACAATATTTGGGCGCGAGTAACTTGGTACTGGGTGAGCTTTTTTGTGGTGTGTGCGCTGGTCAATATCTATGTTGCCTTTAGTTTGCCACTCGAAACTTGGGTGAATTTTAAAGTATTTGGTCTTACCGCTATCACCCTCATCAACACTGTGTTAACCGTATTTTACCTTTTCAAGCACCTACCAGAAGATCAACGAAAGGAACTCAAATAA
- a CDS encoding YciI family protein, protein MWYMISAQDVENSLEKRLAARPAHLERLQEMANEGRLLVAGPHPAIDSENPGEAGFTGSLLIAEFDSLEAAKNWADADPYVAAGVYQSVIVKPFKRVLP, encoded by the coding sequence ATGTGGTATATGATTTCAGCTCAAGATGTCGAAAATAGCTTAGAGAAACGTTTAGCGGCGCGTCCTGCGCACCTTGAACGCCTTCAGGAAATGGCCAATGAGGGCCGTTTATTAGTGGCAGGTCCCCATCCTGCTATCGATAGCGAAAACCCAGGTGAAGCAGGCTTTACTGGCTCACTTTTAATTGCCGAATTTGATTCGCTCGAAGCGGCCAAAAACTGGGCAGATGCCGACCCTTATGTTGCCGCAGGCGTTTACCAAAGCGTTATCGTAAAACCCTTCAAGCGAGTTCTGCCCTGA
- the trpA gene encoding tryptophan synthase subunit alpha, with protein sequence MSNHLNQTNSANDARDASSYDTARYQQTFAKLKAQGRGAFVPFVTLGDPSPALSLKIIDTLVQDGSDALELGFPFSDPLADGPVIQGANLRALEAKTTPTVCFEMLTQIRAQYPELPIGLLLYANLVFANGIDNFYQRAKLAGVDSVLIADVPVEEAAPFIESAKAHGIAPIFIAPPNADTDTLATVSSKGAGYTYLLSRAGVTGTDTKAGTPVEEILAKLAEFNAPPPLLGFGIAEPSQVSAAIKAGAAGAISGSAVVKIIEANLHDENKLLITLGEFTRAMKAAT encoded by the coding sequence ATGAGCAACCATTTGAACCAGACAAACAGCGCTAACGATGCACGTGACGCTAGCAGTTACGACACAGCCCGTTACCAACAGACTTTTGCCAAGTTAAAGGCACAAGGTCGCGGTGCTTTCGTCCCATTCGTGACCCTTGGTGATCCAAGCCCAGCCTTATCCTTAAAAATCATCGACACTTTAGTGCAAGATGGCTCCGATGCGCTGGAGCTGGGATTCCCCTTCTCAGACCCTTTAGCCGATGGCCCTGTTATTCAAGGGGCAAACCTTCGCGCGTTGGAAGCTAAAACCACACCCACTGTGTGTTTTGAAATGCTCACGCAAATCCGTGCCCAATACCCAGAACTACCTATTGGCTTGCTGCTGTATGCCAACTTAGTCTTCGCCAATGGGATAGATAATTTTTATCAAAGGGCAAAACTGGCGGGCGTCGATTCAGTATTAATCGCCGATGTGCCTGTGGAAGAAGCCGCGCCTTTTATCGAGTCAGCCAAGGCCCATGGCATAGCACCGATTTTTATCGCACCGCCCAATGCGGATACCGACACACTCGCAACTGTCAGTAGTAAGGGCGCAGGTTATACCTATTTGTTATCCCGCGCAGGGGTCACAGGTACTGATACCAAAGCGGGCACGCCGGTGGAAGAAATCCTTGCGAAACTTGCTGAGTTTAATGCGCCGCCGCCCCTGCTTGGTTTTGGTATCGCCGAGCCATCACAGGTCAGCGCCGCCATTAAAGCGGGTGCAGCCGGGGCTATCTCAGGCTCTGCAGTTGTTAAAATCATCGAAGCGAACTTGCACGATGAGAACAAACTACTCATCACGCTCGGTGAATTTACAAGGGCAATGAAAGCAGCGACTTAA